One stretch of Paraburkholderia fungorum DNA includes these proteins:
- a CDS encoding dicarboxylate/amino acid:cation symporter: MKKPIHKVLYVQVIVAIIIGIALGHFYPSLAVDMKPLGDGFIKLIKMVIGPIIFCTVVTGIAGMEDMKKVGRVGGKALLYFEIVSSFALVLGLAATHLLRPGAGFNIDPATLDSKAVASYAAKAHGQTTVDFLMHIIPDTLSSAFAQGEILQILLIALLFGAVLATAGEKGKVVTNFIEGLSHILFGIVRIITKLAPIGAFGAMAFTIGKYGIGSLLPMLKLIGTFYLTSIVFVVVVLGLIARAVGFNILRFVAYIKEEMLIVLGTSSSEAALPQLMLKLEKLGCSRSVVGLVVPTGYSFNLDGTNIYMTMAVLFIAQATNTDLTWTQQLTLLAVTMLTSKGASGVTGAGFITLAATLAVVPTIPLSGMVLILGIDRFMSECRALTNIVGNGVATVVVSAWEKELDRNKLNAALRGEVAVKEPAGV, from the coding sequence GTGAAGAAACCTATCCACAAAGTGCTGTACGTCCAGGTGATCGTGGCGATCATCATCGGTATCGCGCTCGGGCATTTCTACCCGAGCCTCGCCGTCGATATGAAGCCGCTCGGCGACGGCTTCATCAAGCTGATCAAGATGGTGATCGGACCGATCATCTTCTGCACGGTGGTGACGGGCATTGCCGGCATGGAAGACATGAAGAAGGTCGGGCGCGTCGGCGGCAAGGCGCTGCTGTACTTCGAAATCGTGTCGAGCTTCGCACTGGTGCTCGGCCTGGCTGCTACGCACCTGCTGCGTCCGGGCGCGGGCTTCAACATCGACCCGGCCACGCTCGACAGCAAGGCAGTCGCGTCGTACGCCGCCAAGGCGCACGGCCAGACCACGGTCGACTTCCTGATGCACATCATCCCGGACACGCTTTCTTCGGCGTTCGCGCAAGGTGAAATCCTGCAGATCCTGCTAATCGCGCTGCTGTTCGGCGCGGTGCTCGCCACTGCGGGCGAGAAGGGCAAGGTCGTGACGAACTTTATCGAAGGGCTGTCGCACATCCTGTTCGGCATTGTGCGCATCATCACGAAGCTGGCGCCGATCGGCGCGTTCGGCGCGATGGCGTTCACCATCGGCAAGTACGGCATCGGCTCGCTGCTGCCGATGCTCAAGCTGATCGGCACGTTCTATCTGACGTCGATCGTGTTCGTGGTGGTCGTGCTCGGCCTCATCGCGCGCGCGGTGGGCTTCAACATCCTGCGCTTCGTGGCGTACATCAAGGAAGAGATGCTGATCGTGCTCGGCACGAGCTCGTCCGAAGCCGCGCTGCCGCAACTGATGCTGAAGCTCGAAAAGCTCGGCTGCTCGCGCTCGGTGGTGGGTCTCGTGGTGCCGACCGGTTACTCGTTCAACCTCGACGGCACCAACATCTACATGACGATGGCCGTGCTGTTCATCGCGCAGGCAACCAACACCGACCTCACGTGGACGCAACAGCTCACGCTGCTCGCGGTGACGATGCTGACCTCGAAGGGCGCAAGCGGCGTGACCGGCGCGGGCTTCATCACGCTGGCCGCGACGCTGGCCGTGGTGCCGACCATTCCGCTGTCGGGCATGGTGCTGATTCTCGGTATCGACCGCTTCATGAGCGAATGCCGCGCGCTGACCAACATCGTCGGCAACGGCGTGGCGACGGTCGTGGTGTCGGCATGGGAAAAGGAACTGGACCGCAACAAGCTGAATGCCGCGTTGCGCGGTGAGGTCGCGGTCAAAGAGCCGGCTGGCGTTTAA
- a CDS encoding ABC transporter permease — translation MKSQSRVGAWTAVIVGSLYFLIPLIATFEFSLRMKRGVYSFEAYRVVLADPRFQASFGYSILIAILTIVIGILLVVPTAYWVQLRLPKLRPVVEFITLLPLVVPAIVIVFGYLRIYNSSSILPLTGNERATDLLLVFGYVTLSLPYMYRAVDAGLRAVDVRSLTEAAECLGANWPTILFKVIFPNIRSGILSGAFLTFAVVIGEFTIASLLDRPAFGPYLQLIGANRAYEPSALAIIAFAITWASMGLIQVFGSARALSGQKV, via the coding sequence ATGAAAAGCCAGTCGCGCGTGGGCGCGTGGACCGCGGTGATCGTCGGCTCGCTGTATTTTCTGATTCCGCTGATCGCCACTTTCGAATTCAGCCTGCGGATGAAGCGCGGCGTGTATAGCTTCGAGGCTTACCGCGTCGTGCTGGCCGATCCGCGTTTTCAGGCCTCGTTCGGCTACTCGATTCTGATCGCCATCCTGACGATCGTGATCGGCATCCTGCTGGTGGTGCCGACGGCGTACTGGGTGCAGTTGCGTCTGCCGAAGCTGCGGCCGGTCGTCGAATTCATCACGCTGTTGCCGCTGGTGGTGCCGGCCATCGTGATCGTGTTCGGCTATCTGCGCATTTACAACAGCAGTTCGATTCTGCCGCTCACCGGCAACGAACGCGCGACCGATCTGCTGCTCGTGTTCGGCTACGTGACGCTCTCGCTGCCGTATATGTACCGCGCCGTCGATGCGGGTCTGCGTGCCGTCGATGTGCGTTCGCTGACCGAGGCCGCCGAATGTCTCGGCGCGAACTGGCCGACCATTCTGTTCAAGGTGATTTTCCCGAATATCCGCTCGGGCATTCTGTCGGGCGCGTTTCTCACCTTTGCGGTGGTGATCGGCGAATTCACGATTGCCAGCTTGCTCGACCGGCCCGCGTTCGGCCCGTATCTGCAATTGATCGGCGCGAATCGCGCGTATGAGCCGTCGGCGCTCGCGATCATTGCGTTCGCGATTACGTGGGCGTCGATGGGATTGATTCAGGTATTCGGCTCGGCTCGCGCGTTGAGCGGACAAAAAGTTTGA
- a CDS encoding ABC transporter ATP-binding protein yields the protein MAFLEIENLHKTFGANTALHHFDMQIERGEFITFLGPSGCGKTTVLRMIAGFETPTRGIIRLADKDVTHLRTRQRKVGMVFQSYALFPNMTVAENIGFGLKIARHTQAEIGKRVQEMLDLIKLPQLGERYPWQLSGGQQQRVALARALAGKPQVLLLDEPLSALDAKIRISLRQDIRALQRELGITSIFVTHDQEEALSISDRIVVMNEGRVEQIGSPSEIYNYPRTRFVASFVGTLNILAGHVVDPASGKMVVDGQELTTTQQLPADDAGKKRLLALRPEAIVLEPAAPGRNTLNATVEEVNFLGAVVRIRTRIKDAVISLDVFNDPNRGLPERGQPVSLGFSHENLLVLEEGAV from the coding sequence ATGGCATTCCTCGAGATCGAGAATCTGCACAAGACGTTCGGCGCGAACACGGCGCTGCATCACTTCGACATGCAGATCGAGCGCGGCGAGTTCATCACGTTCCTCGGACCCTCCGGCTGCGGCAAGACGACGGTGTTGCGCATGATCGCGGGCTTCGAAACGCCGACGCGCGGCATCATCCGTCTCGCCGACAAGGACGTTACGCACTTGCGCACGCGGCAACGCAAAGTCGGCATGGTGTTTCAGTCGTATGCGCTGTTTCCGAACATGACGGTGGCCGAAAACATCGGCTTCGGACTGAAGATCGCGCGTCACACTCAGGCGGAAATCGGCAAGCGCGTTCAGGAGATGCTCGACCTCATTAAACTGCCGCAACTCGGCGAGCGTTATCCGTGGCAACTGTCGGGCGGCCAGCAGCAGCGCGTGGCGCTGGCGCGCGCGCTGGCCGGCAAGCCGCAGGTGTTGCTGCTCGACGAGCCGCTCTCCGCGCTCGACGCCAAAATCCGCATCTCGCTGCGCCAGGATATTCGCGCGTTGCAGCGCGAACTCGGCATCACGTCGATTTTCGTCACGCACGATCAGGAAGAGGCGCTGTCCATTTCCGACCGGATCGTCGTGATGAATGAAGGGCGGGTCGAACAGATCGGCTCGCCATCGGAGATTTACAACTATCCGCGCACCCGGTTTGTCGCGTCGTTCGTCGGCACGTTGAATATTCTGGCGGGACACGTGGTCGATCCGGCGAGCGGCAAGATGGTCGTCGACGGTCAGGAGTTGACTACGACGCAGCAACTGCCGGCGGACGATGCGGGCAAGAAGCGCCTGCTCGCGCTGCGCCCCGAGGCGATCGTTCTGGAGCCTGCCGCGCCGGGTCGCAACACGTTAAACGCGACCGTCGAAGAAGTGAATTTTCTCGGCGCGGTGGTGCGCATCAGAACGCGCATCAAAGACGCAGTGATTTCGCTCGACGTGTTCAACGATCCGAATCGCGGTTTGCCGGAACGGGGGCAGCCTGTGTCGCTCGGTTTCTCGCACGAGAATCTGCTGGTGCTGGAAGAGGGCGCGGTTTAA